Genomic segment of Candidatus Acidiferrales bacterium:
CCTGCCTCGCCGAGCTGCAGCTCAAGCAGCCGGCGCATCTTCGGCTCGTCTTCCACAACAAGGATTCGCGCTGCCATGGCTGATCAGTCTCCGAGCGGCAAGAATACCGTGAACCGGCTGCTGCGGCCCGGCTCGCTTGTGACGCGTATCTGCCCGCGATGGTCGTCCACGATCTTCGACACAATGGAAAGTCCCAGCCCGACGCCGTCGGGTTTGGTGGTAAAAAACGGATTGAAGATCTGCTCTAGGTTTTCCGGGGCGATGCCCACGCCGGTGTCTTCCACCACTACTTCGATGCCATCGCGCCCGTCCAGGCTGGTCCGGGCCGTCGTCACCGTCAATCTCCCTCCCTCCGGCATGGCGTCCAGGGCATTCCGCGCCAAGTTCAAAAAAACCTTTTCGCACAGGTCCGGGTCCAGCATGACAGGCGGCAAGTTCTTTCCATAGTTGCGAACCATCTCAATCGTGTTTTGCGGCTTCTGTGCCTGAGCGGTTTCGAGCGCTCGCTCCACCACCCCCTCCACTTCCTCGCGCTGCAACTGGAGCTGGCTGGGTCGGGCAAATTCCAAGAAGCGACCCACGATCGCGTTCAGCCGGTTGACCTCGCTCGAGATATAGCTGCAGAGCTCCTTTTCGAGCGGGCCCGCCTCGGCCAGCCGCTGGGCCAGAGTTTCGGCGGAACCCTTGATGACGCCGAGAGGATTGCGCAGTTCGTGAGCCAGCCCGGCCGAGAGCTGTCCGAGCGCGGCCAGGCGCTCCGACCGGCGCGCCTCCGCCTGCACCCGCTCGAGTTCCCGGTTCGTCGCCTTGAGCGCTTCCGCCAGGCACCGGTAACGCTCCGCCTGCTCTTTGTTTTCCCCCACGAAGCGGTTGACCAGAACCGCGGCCAGGAAAAAGAAGAGAACCCGGATGGCAAGTTCTCTCGCGCCTTCGGGGCTGAGTTCGGAGTGCCGGAGGGCAATGGGCAAGAAGGCCAGGTAGCTCGATGAAATCACGGCCGTCCAAACGAGCGTGCCCAGGATGCCAAACAGCATGGCCGCGGTGGCGACCGGCACATAAACAATGAGGTAGTAGCTCGATTCGATGCCGCCGGTCACGTGGATGAGAAGCAAGGCCAGCGCCAGCTTCACGGCGACACTCAGGTGCGGTCCCCGGCGGTCTTCGGAAAAAAAAGGCAGATTGCGCTCAACGATTTGGAACACACCAATGGCCAGTAAAGTGACCTGCTTGCTGACGAGCGTGAGCGGGCGCAGCAACGCCAGCCCGAAAAGAAACGCCAGCCAGAGAACATCAATCCAAGAAATCCATGGTCGCTTGGCTTGTTCGTCCATTGCTGCCGTCCCTTGCCCCGATAGATCGGGGCGAAGGCCTCGGGACAAACCTTCGTGAGGGATTATAGCCCCAGGCGACCCGCCGTGGCGGGCTGCCGGGGATATTCCTTGGTCTCGAGCTTGGACGCTTGAGGCTGGAGGCTCGATTCCAGCTTCTAGTTTCGAGCTTCCGCATTTGAGGAAAGCGATGACATGTACGGTAGATTGCGGCACAATGGGCGCTCTCAGGCTCTTCGAGCTTTTAGCCGGAGCGGGCTGCCATGGCCGAGTGGATTGCCGGAATCGACATCGGTGGAACAAAGATCGCCGCCGGATTGGTGGACGCGAAGGGCACGCTCTACCGCCGCCTGAGCATCCCAACGCTCGCTGAGCGGGGCGCAGAAACAAGCCTAGCGCAGGTTTTTTCCGCGATCGAACAAATATTGCGGCAATGCCCCGCCACGGATCGCGTTTTCGGAACCGGTCTGGGTGCGCCAGGACCGGTCCACGCGGCCACCGGCCGGGTCATCAATCCGCCCAACTTGCCCGGCTGGCACGATGTGCCGCTCAAGAAGCTGGTCGAAGAGCGATTCTCTCTCCCGGCGCGACTCGATAACGATGCCAACGCCGCCGGCCTGGCTGAAGTCCTTTGGGGCGCCGGCAAGGGATTCCCCCATGTTTTCTACGTGACAGTGAGCACCGGCATCGGGACAGGCATCATCCTCGACCGAAAAATCTACCACGGCAAGCAGGGCTACGCCGGCGAGGGCGGGCACGTCACGATTGCCTACGACAGTCTGGTGCGCTGTGAATGCGGCAATCGAGGTTGCGTTGAAGCGCTGGCCTCGGGGCCGGCCATGGCGCGGCGCCTGCGCGAAAAAATTCGCGCCGGCGAAGCCTGGACGCCGATCCTTCGCGAAGAAGCCAAGGCCGATCCCGAGCGCATCACCGCTGAACTGATTGGCCGGGCAGCGGCCAGGGGCGACCGACTGGCGCTCGAGGTGGTGCGCGAAACCGGCGAGCTCCTGGGCATCTGGCTTGCCTCGATGATCAGCCTGCTCGACCCGGAAGCCATCGTCATTGGCGGCGGAGTGGCTCAAATGGGCGAGCCGCTCTTTAGCGTCATCCGGTCGGTGATCCCGGAGCGCACCATCAATCGCGCTGCGGCCGCTTGCCCGATCTTGCCCGCTCAACTGGTGGCCGACGTCGGCATCTACGGCGCAGCCAGCCTTTTCCTGGCCGATGGGTAGCCACCCCTCCCAACCGAAGTTGTACTAGTTGTAGGGGCAAGCTTCAGCTTGCCTGCCTGCGGCAGGCTTGCCCGATCTTGTGGCGGCCTGCCCCGTACCATGTCGGTACGGGGCCTGAAGGCCTGCCCCTACATGAGAGCCGTCAATAGAGGTACGGGAGCAGCCGCCACGTGCGGCGGCGGTAGGCTTCGAACTCGGCGCCGAAATGCTCGGCAAGCAGCTTTTCCTCCTGAGCAATGCGCGCTCCGAGCAAGACGGCACAGATCACAAACAACGGAATCACCAGCAGGCTGCGAAACACCAGCGCCGATCCGGGAAATGCCAGCAAGACCCCCAGGTACATTGGGTGGCGGACGAAGCGGTAGATGCCGGTTTGGACGAGTCGGTGATTTTTTTGAAGGGTCACATAGGCGCTGAATTGCCTGCCCAGCGTCCAAACTCCCAAGAGTCGTGTGGCCCCTCCGCTCGCGTTCAACGCCAAGCCGATGTAGCGCACCGCATCAGCGTCGGCGAACACAAGCAGGCCCCGACGGTCTCCAAAGGGCATGAACCAGGCCGACAAGAGCGTTATGGTCACGAACACGGCCAGCATCCAGCGCTGGCCGCCTACCGGCTTTTCCCCTTTGCGAAAAGGGTCGAAGTCCAGACGAGACACCAGGACAGCAGCCATGCCCAGGACGGCCACTGCGAGCAGTCCGAGGCGCGCGGGATGGGAGAAGAAGCCGCGGAGGTCATCCAGGCCCCAGCCGAATAAAAGGAGGCCCCAGACAATGAACTGCGCCAGGAATCCGACGGCGGTTTTTTTGCTCATGTCCTAAGGTTGTTCTCCCGCCTTTGCCCGAAGTTCGTCATCAGTATGAGTTAACCAAGACCCGAGTCAATTGGCTACGTATGTTGCGCATGTTCTTGCAATTGGATTTGCATGCAGAGGTTGATCGCCGGGGTAACTTCTTTGAACACCGCCAACATGGATTCGACCAGATCCACTCCTGTCGTACTCTGTACTTCACTCTCGCGCATGGGGTAATAGATTTGAAAGCCGGCCCAGTGGGTTCTTGGCGCAGCTTGAAGGAGTCTCCGGAGCTTCAGCATGTCCGGGAAATTGGCTTTCGAGAAGCGCGCCGGTTCGGCTTCCCAACTGCCCGCGTGGACCATAAAACCTTCGCGAAGCACCAGCCGCTTGAGCTCCCTTTCCATGGGGCTCTTTCGCTTCAGTGCCTTTAGCAGCCGGTGCCAATCCCAGTCAGGCCGCAGCTCGCAATCGCGATACTCGCGCGGGGCTTTCAGATAGCCGCGCTCGACCTGGAGGCCGCACTTGAAGAGCCGCTCATCGGTGTCCACCATGAGGAAGAACTTCGAGCAGCCGAAGCTGACGTGTCCAGAAAGCGGCTTAGCTGTGCGGTTGGCTCGCGGCAGGAAGCCGATCCACCGCCAATAAACCCCGCGGCCCCAGCGCTCGGTGACAAAGGGTTGTTGGTAGCGGGATTCCAAGGCCAGCTTGAGGATGCGCGTGATGCGTTCATGCTCCTCCAGGTTTCCCACGCGGATCCCACGTTCGAAGTCGAGGAACGTTGGCCGAAACCCGATCGCGATCGCCGGCAGCGCCAGGCCAATGTGCGAATGCATATCTGCACCCATGACCTTTGCTAATGTTCAGGCATTGTATCAGCGCGAGATCGATTTTTGCGACACCGCCTCCGCAAGAGACAGCCTTACAACTATCTTGATGGGAATATTCAGATGGTTTCTCAAACGGCCCTAGCACAACCGCAACCCGCCGCGGCGGGATCTCTGCGCTTGCCCCCGCGTGTGGAAGCCTCTTCAAAAAACCGGTTGAGCGGCAAGGCCGTTGTCTTTACTATGACTTGTCCTGAGCGGAGCCGAAGGATGCCGCCGCACGCCCATCCCGGTTCCGAATCCCGAGGTTTCGGAATGGGGATGCGGGAAGGAGCCCATGCACTGGGAAGAAAATCTGTTTCCGGTTATTTACGGTCGGGGCCTGGCCCGCGAAATGGATCGCATCGCCGCGCCACCCTATCTGGTCGTCACCATGGCCGAGATCTGGCCGCGGCTGCAAACGCACTTTCCCTCGCGAGCGGCGCAGCCCTTTTTTGTGAGTTCGGTGCAATGGGACGTGCTGCACTCGGCCACGCAGAGCCTGCCGCCGGTGCGCGCCATCGTAGGGGCGGGCGGCGGAGCGGCCATGGATGCCGCGAAATTTTTCGCGTGGATGCGTGGCCTCCCGCTCTACCAGTTGCCGACCATCCTCTCCGCCGACGCCGCTTTCGGCCATCGCGCTGCCGTCCGCCACAACCGCCGCGTGGAATACGTCGGCTGGGCGGTGCCGGAGGCCGTCTTTCTCGACTTTGATCTGATTCGCTCGGCGCCACCCGGGATGAATCGCGCCGGGGCTTCCAACGCCCTGGCCATCCACACCGCGCTCTTTGATTGGGACCTGGCCACCCGCCGGGGCTTGGCCGGGAATTGGACGTGGGATCCAGCGCTGGCCGAACGCGCCCGGGAATTTCTCGAGGAGTTGCGCAAGCACCTGGGAGAGATTCGCGCCGTATCCGAGTCCGGCATCCGGGCGCTGGCTGAGGCGTTGCGGTGGACGGGCGGCATTGTCGCCTGCATCGGCTGGAATCCGCGCCCGGTGGAAGGTTCCGAGCACCTCTTCTTCTACGCTCTGGAAGCGCTCACCGGCCGGAGCTACCTCCACGGCGAGGCGGTTGGCCTGGGCATCGCGCTGATGGCCATGCTCCAAGAGAACGAGCCGGATCGCATCCTGGGAGATTTGAAGGCAGCCGGTCTGCGCGTCCATCCGGCCTGGTTTGGAGTCACCTGGCCAACGGTGCGCGAGGTGATGGCCAAGCTGCGCGGCTACTGCCAGAGAGAGAACATGCTGTATAGCATCCTCCACGAAGCCGACATCACCGAGAAATTCCTTAACGAGGCCGAGCAGAAGATCTCGGCCCTGTTCCCGCCACCGTAGCGTGACTGTATAGAAACTCTTCCGCGACTTCCTGGTATCCCCCAGGCAGGTGCCTGGGGGCTCAGCGCAAGCGCCGGGGGCTCGGTGCAAGCGCTGGGGGGGCTCGGCGCAGGTGCCTGGGGAGCTCGGTGCAAGCGCTGGGGGGCTCGGTGCAAGCGCTGGGGGCTCGGTGCAAGCGCTGGGAAGTTTTTACGCAGGCTCCTAGGCCATCGCGTGGAGTCCAAAGAGCTCCTTGACACCCTGCGGGAAGATCAATGCGCGCGGGAAAAATGCTCGTGGACGATGCGCCACCCGGCCGGTTTTTTCACATAGACATGGCTGCCCCGGCCGTTGATGGAGCGCTTACCGAGCCGCACTTTCCAGTAGAACGTCGCCACCGCCGCCCGGCCATACACCTGCACGCGCGGTTGGACGATGGAGTAGGCCAGTTTCGGCGCTTGCTTGAGATAGAAATGAAATGTCCTGCTCAGGGCATTTCGCCCGGCAATCCGGGGGTGTCGCGTGGAAGAAAAGCCAACAAAACTTGGATCAAAGGAGCGCAACAAAGCAGGAATCCTCCCCCGATTGAAATCGGCCACCTGCTGGCGTTCGATGCGAAGAATTTGGCGCGCGGTGTCGGTCATGGCACACCTCCTCGGGGCGAGCTAACAACTTCTGGATGGATTGTAACGCAGCCTTCCCAGAGAATCACGCCCGGGTTTCAGGTGGTGGGTTCGCGAGAAAAGACCGCTACAATTTCAAGACCATTCCTTCGAAGGCGGCCAAAGTATTACGAAACTGCTTGCGGGTTTGGGCAAGGATGGAATCAATGGCGCGGTCATTGTGGTCCGGGTCGTGGTGGAAGAGGATAAGCTGTTTGACGCCGGCGTCGCGCACGACGCGCACGCCCTCCCGCCAGGTGCTGTGGCCCCAGGTCTGTTTCCGCTTGCGATATTCCTCGGGGGTATATTGGGCGTCGTAGATGAGGATGTCGGCACCTTGAGCCAGTTCGCGGAGGTTGCGGTCGCCGATGGCGTCGCCCGGCTCGTTGTCGGTGGCATAGACGACCACCTTGCCCTCCGCCTCGACGCGGAAGCCGAGGCAGCCCTGAGGATGATGGAGCGGCCGGCAACTGACGGCCACCTTGTCGTAGCTCACGCGGCCCTCGGCCAGTTCAAAAAATCGCCGTTCGGCCGCCATGGTGGACATGTCCACCGGGAAATACGGGTTCGTCATCTGCCCTTCGAGCACGCGACGCACGTCGCCGCCGGGCGAAGGGAAGGAATGGAAGATGAAGGCATTGGCGCGGTGGTAGAGGGGCAGGAAAAAAGGGATGCCGTGGATATGATCCCAATGATAGTGGCTCAGGAAAATCAGCCCGCGGATGGGCCGGCGGCCGAACTCGCGACTCAGCCGGTGCCCCAGCGCCCGGATGCCGGTGCCGCAGTCAAAGATGAAAAGCGCGCCGGACTTGGGGCGTAGCTCGACGCAGGCGGTATTTCCGCCATAGCCAAGATTTTCCTTTTGCGGTGTTGGAGTGGAACCCCGCACCCCCCAAAACCGTATCAGCATGCGCGCTCCCAGGGCTGGACAGGGTCAGTTTGCCACAAAGGGCGAGGCTTTCCCATTGTCGCGTATATCGCGTATTCATCGAGTTACCGCGTCCGCTCGTCCAGGCAGGCCCGCCTATCCTGATGGCGGGCAAGCAACCTTTTTCCACGACGTGCATCGAATGAAGCATAATCACTTCCAGGACACACCCAAAGGAAGCAACTGTTGAACCACTTTCCGGGACGGCGGTTGCTTCCTCTTCTTTTTGCCGGATGCTCGGCTCTCCGGATGTCGGCGCTAGCCTGAGCCCAGGATGCGTTGTCAAGGGCGGGGGCATGGCAAGCTGTCTCTCGCCGGGGTTGCTTCCCTCTTCATTTCAAGCCGCGAGTGAATTACAGGCCTGGTTGCGACCCGGCGAGCATGAATCAGCGGCTCCGGTGCTCAGCCTGGCCCAGTAGAACGAAAATCGAAACTCGAAAAGCGAAATGCGTGTTGCCAGGATTCGCGGGGCGGGGGAGAGAGCATGGTTCTTACTCCGGCAAGCAAGATGGGCCGGAGCTGACCCTGTACAACCCCGGCCTTTCTCTAGTAGTCTAATGAGGTTTGACGCAATCCTAAGGGCGGGCAGGGGAACAGGCTGGCCCGAGGCGAGCCCCGATGGTAGCGGGGCGAGCGAGCGCAGCCTTGCCCGGCACGCTTAAGTCCGGCTGAAAGATCATTCTGACTCCACATGAGGACAGGGCGATGAGAGATGTTTCCCTGGGGTGGCGCCTGGCGGGACTCCTGGCGCTTGTTCTGGCGTTATCCGGGTGCGGCGGCAACGGCGGGGCGGCGCTGCCCCCCACCATCAGCGTCTCCCCGGGCCAGGCGCTGGTGGCAGTTGCCACCACGCAACAGTTCACCGCCACCGTGGCCAATGCCGAAGATAAGACAGTGACGTGGGCGGTGAACGGCGTGGACGGCGGCAACGACACGGTGGGCAGGATCGATGCCAATGGGCTCTATACTGCCCCGGCCACGATCCCCAACCCCAATACGGTGACGGTCACCGCTACCGCCAACGCCGACAAAAGCAAAAAAGCGAACGCGGTAGCAGCCATCTTCAATCCCACCACGCCCATCAGCGGGCTGGCGCCGCCGCGCGCGGTCGCCGGCTCAGCCAGCTTCAGCTTAGTCGTGCTCGGAACCAACTTCCTCAGCGGGTCAACCATCCGCTGGAGCGGAAACCGGCTGGCCTGCCCCGGAGATACACCTGGGCCACCTCCAACCCTTGACGACGCGAGCTGCTTCATCAGCAGCGGGCAGCTTCGAGCTGTTGTCTCAGCCGACTTGATCCAGTCACCCACCACGGCGCAGGTCACGGTGCGGACACCCGGCGGAGTGGACTCGCCTGCGGTGGCTTTTAGCGTTGTTGCTGGCATACCGGTGGTGAGCCACATCGAACCCGCCAGGGTCACGGCGGGCGCGGCTGACTTTGATCTTATCGTCCGCGGTGGCTACTTCCACCCCGGAACCAAAGTGGATTTCAACGGCACGGCAAAGCCTTCCGTTGACGTTACGGTCAACAGCGGAAACCAGATTACTGTAAAGATGAAAACGGCGGACGTGGCCAATCCGGGTGAATATCCGCTCGTGTTGATCAATGCCGGCGGGGGATCCTCGTTCGCCAACCTGGTTGTCATGCCGAGCAGCCCGCCGGCAAGCATCGGTACCACGAACCTGGCGCCGGCCACCGGCCCGCGGGGTGTGGCCATCTGGCCAACGGGAAATGTGGCGCTCGTGGCCAACCACGGCAGCGACAACGTTTCGGTGGTGGACTTGGCTACCGGAAACATTACGACGACGATCAACTTGGCGCCGGGCACCGCACCGCGGGCCATTGCCGTGAACCCGGACATGGACCAGGCCTTGGTGGCCGACTCGAATAACCGTGTGTCGGTGCTTGATCTCCCCAATCCCGCCCTCCTGCGCACGCTTGACATTGCCGCCCCGCCGGGCAGCGCCACCCTTCCGGCACCGGCGGTGGCGATCAATCCCATCACCAAGATTGCTCTGGTCACCCAGCCGGGAATTGGCCAACTGGCGCAGATTGATCTCACCAACACGAAACCACCGCAGTTCTTCACGGTGAGCTCGGGTTTGGTGGGCGTGGCTGTTGACGTGAATCTGAATTGGGCGGTGCTGACCAACCCGGGGGGCAACACGGTATCCATCCTTGATCTCAATCCGGCGACTCCGGTGGAATTGCCTCCATTGGCTGTGGGGACGCAGCCGATCGGCGTGGCGGTGGATTCCACGCTCCATCTGGCGGTGATTGCCAACCGCGGCAGCGGGAACGTTTCCATCGTGGATCTGACAAGGCTTGCCGTCACCGCCACTCTGGCCGTAGGCTCAGAACCGCTTGGCGTGGACATCAACCCCCACACGCACGTGGCAGCGGTGACGAACAGCCTGACAGGCACGCTCACTTTGGTTGACTTGAACAGCCAGACGGTATTGGGCAATCCACTGGCGGTTGCGGCGCAGCCCGGGGCGGTGGCCCTCCATCCGGCCACCAACGTTGCCGTAGCAGCGGACGCGGTGGCCGGCACGGTCACCCGCGTGGACGTGGGGGACACAGCGACGTTCAAGAATTTCACGCTGAGTTTTATCTCTCCCCATTCGACAGCCCCTTCCGGTGGATCGGGCGGGTCGTTGGACATCCGGGCGAATGGCACCGGCTACCAGTCGTCGAACAATGTCGCCTACGGCGACCTTCCCCTCAGTTCGACCCTGGCCAATGCCGGCCGGCTGGTCGGGACGCTTCCCTTCACCGCGTTCAGCGCCGTTTCGGCCGAAGCGGTGACGGTGGTGGACACCGGGACGAACCGCCGAACGAACGCGGTTGGCTTCCGGGTAGAAAAATCAGTTGCCGTGGGTCGCGGCCCGACGGGCATAGCGGTCAATCCCCACTCCCAGCTCGGTATTGTGGTCAACGGGCTCGAGAGCAACGCGTCCGTTCTCGATCTGGTAACGGGTACAGTCCGCAGCACCATCAGTCTGCAGGCGAGCAGTTCGCCGGCCGGGGTAGCCATCAATCCGTTTAACAACGTTGCTGTCATCACGCTCCGGGCGAGAAATCAGGCCGCGGTGGTGGATTTGATCACCGCCAGCCAGATCAGCACCATTAACGTAGGCGGTGACCCGGTGGGCGTGGCTTTGAATCCGATCACCAACGTGGCGGTGGTCACCAACGCCGGAACCAACACGGTGAGCGTCATCCAGCTTGGCACGGGTCAAGTGGCCACCATCGGGGACGGGATCCAGGTGGCGCCGTCGGCGGTGGCCATCAATACCGTGACGAACCAGGCGGTGGTGGTGAACAACGGGAGCAGCTCGGTTTCCATCATTGACCTGGCAGCCAGTCCGCCGGCCGTCATTGGAACGCCCATCCCGCTGGCGCCGGCTTCGGATCCGCGGGCGGTGGCCATTGACGAGACGACGAACACCGCCTACGTCGCTCAATTTGCCACCAACAACATCGCTCAGATTGACCTGGCCACCCGCACCCTCACCGGCATACTGCCCGGAGGCAAAGATCCGATCGCGCTGGCCTTCAACCCCAACACCAAAGAACTCTTCATCTCCCAGGCGGGACTGAATCGAGTGGCTGTCCTCGATCTGACGCAGGCTCCGCCGAGCTTCGTGGATTTTGTCCTTACCGGCGCCGGCCCGCAGGGGGTGGCAGTGGATCTGTTCACCGACCTGGTCGTGGTTGCCAACCACGATGCCAATAGCGTGACCTTCTCGCGGCCGCTGCACTGAGTCCCGAAGCCTCGGGAGGGCGCCGGTTGCCGCTGAGGAACCCTCCCCTTTCCCTTTTCTGTGCCGATTCCTTTATACTAACGGGGCGCGTTCCGGCGCCTGCCCAAGAGCAGGGATCGGAGCACCTGCCCTCCCCTTCCTTGAAGTTCAGCCCTGGCTTGCAGGAGTCCATAGGATCTGACCCGCGCCCAAGCGATGCGTGCGCATCGGTTCGGGAGAAGGGCCATGGGTGGAGATGCCAATCCCGGTGTTTCGGGAAAGACCGTCCGTTTCCTTTTTGTGGATGACGAGCCGGCCATACGGGAGATGTGCCAGCGGGCGGCGACTCAGACCGGCTACCCGCACCTGCTCGCCAGCCGCGCCAGCGAGGCCCTGGCCATTCTCGCCGAGCAGCCCATGGACGTCGTCTTCACCGATTTGCGCATGCCGGACATTGACGGCATCGCCTTACTGCGAGAAATCAAGGCGCGCTACCCGGATATCCTGGTGGTGGTCATGACCGGCTACGGTACGGTGGAAACCGCGGTCGAGGCCATGCGCGCCGGCGCTTACGATTACATCGTTAAACCTTTGCAAAAGGATGATCTGACACTGGCGATGGAACGCGTGGCCACCACCGCCGGGCTGGTCACCGAAAATCGCGCCTTGCGGGAACAGGCGAGCGGAACCTTTTTTGGGCTGGTGGGCCGTTCCCGGCCGATGCAAGAGATTTTCCAGGCGATTGTTCGTCTCGGCCCCAGCAACTGTCCCGTCCTGGTGCAAGGCGAGACGGGAACGGGCAAGGAACTGGTGGCGCTGGCGCTCCACCAAAATAGCCAGCATGCCCAGGGACGTTTTGTCGCCGTGGACTGCGGGGCGCTGCCGGGAAACCTCATTGAAAGCGAACTGTTCGGCTACGTTCGCGGCGCCTTCACCGGCGCCGACCGCAGCCGCGAGGGGTTGCTGAGAAAAGCCGATGGCGGCACGCTCTTTCTCGACGAAATTGGTGACCTCCCGCTCGAAGCCCAGGCAAAACTCTTGCGAGCACTCCAGGAGAAAGAAGTCCGGCCGCTCGGAAGCGACACGGCGGTGCCGACCGACTTTCGCCTGATCGCCGCGACGCACTACGACCTGGCCGCCGCTGTGGCGCAGGGCGGATTTCGCCAGGACCTCTACTTCCGCATTGACGTGGGCCGGCTGTCGCTGCCGCCGTTGCGCGACCGGTGCGAAGACATTCCGGCGCTGGTGGAGTACTTCTTGAATCTCTACGGGGATCCGGGCCGGCCCATCTCCGGTATCAGCGAAGAGGCGCTGGCAGTGCTCCAGAATCACCCCTGGCCGGGCAACGTCCGGGAACTGGAGAACTGTGTGCGGCGCTGCCTGGTGGCGGCGAGCGGTACGATTGAAGCCGAGGATGTCCGCCGGGCGCTGGCCGCTCCGCAACCCATGCTCTCTTCGGAACCGACGGTCCGGCTTTCCGACCTTGAGCGCAACACGATCCTGAAGACGCTTGAGGCGACGGCCGGAGATAAATCGGCGGCTGCCCGCCGGCTGGGCATTGGCCGCGCCACCCTTTATCGCAAGCTGAGTCGCTTCAAGGAATCTTAGCGCCGCTCCAAATATTCGTGGTGATTTCCCGGGAGTCCCGTCCCAACGAATTGGGACGGAATGCATAGGCTCATTAAGTTGGGACGGGGTGAGCGCCAGGAAGAGAAAAGGCGGGACATGCCAACTTACTGGAATGTCCCGCCCTGGTGAGCGGAGCGAACATCACTGCGGCAAACCGTTCAAACAAGAGGCATCCAGTGGGGATGGCACTAACTCCATTGAGAACCTGTCCAGCGGTAGCCGCGAATCCGTCCGGTGGCACCCAACACGGTCACCGCCCGCATGGTTTGTATCTGACCGGGAGCGCCGAAAAACACACTCCCATTGACCGGTGCCAGGTTGGCGTCCACCCCGGTACCGTCGGCGCGGAACCGAATCGCTGGCGCATTACCGAACATCACCGGAGCAGCATTGCCAAAGCCGTCCGGAGTGTCGGGCATGGTCGGGATGGACATGAATTGGAAATCGGTCGGCAAGACGTCAGTGTTCAAGAGCACCACGTTGTTGTTTACCGTATCAATGCGCTGGATGGTGAACGTGTTAGGCAAAGTAAATGTGACCAGCACATCTTGTCGTTGGTCCACAGCAATTTCTCTCGCCAGCCGCAGTTGGCCGACCACGGTCTGGAATGCGTTTTCGGCGCGGATGCCTTGCCGGGCCGACATCAGATTGACCACCGCCATCGCCGCCAGGATGACTACGAAAGCGACCACCAGTAGCATCTCCGCCAGGGAATAGCCGCTAGCTCCCGAGAAGTTCCGCTGCCTTTCTTCATCTTGGAAAAAGCTTGCTTGGATCATTCATCACTTCACGCACTTAGGTGATGCTCAGACTCTAGCCCCCCGGCGAGTCAATAGCGGAGAGGCGCCAAGTGCAGCCCTATTTTGAGGGTCGGCTTTCCTAGTACGAAATAGTACTTTCCAATAGTCCGAAAGTCCTGCACGTAGCCAGTACATTTCGTCACCACCCGCCGCAGAATGGTCGCGGGTCCACTTAGGTCAGCATTCTCCAAAGCAAGGCGGCTTCCCAAGTCTGACCGAGGTAGTTGGCAGAAAAAACAGGACTTGAACATGAGTTAGGAGAGGAAGAGGGGAGCCGCTGTCTCAGGGTGAGACAGACTGTTTCAGGGTAAGTCAGACAACCGAGGAGTCAAAGCGTTCACACCGACTTTCGCTCCTGCATGTAATAGATGACAGGCACCGCCATGCGGGAAAGCACAGTCGAGGCCACTTCTCCCGCCAT
This window contains:
- a CDS encoding GspH/FimT family pseudopilin; translated protein: MIQASFFQDEERQRNFSGASGYSLAEMLLVVAFVVILAAMAVVNLMSARQGIRAENAFQTVVGQLRLAREIAVDQRQDVLVTFTLPNTFTIQRIDTVNNNVVLLNTDVLPTDFQFMSIPTMPDTPDGFGNAAPVMFGNAPAIRFRADGTGVDANLAPVNGSVFFGAPGQIQTMRAVTVLGATGRIRGYRWTGSQWS
- a CDS encoding sigma-54 dependent transcriptional regulator, translated to MGGDANPGVSGKTVRFLFVDDEPAIREMCQRAATQTGYPHLLASRASEALAILAEQPMDVVFTDLRMPDIDGIALLREIKARYPDILVVVMTGYGTVETAVEAMRAGAYDYIVKPLQKDDLTLAMERVATTAGLVTENRALREQASGTFFGLVGRSRPMQEIFQAIVRLGPSNCPVLVQGETGTGKELVALALHQNSQHAQGRFVAVDCGALPGNLIESELFGYVRGAFTGADRSREGLLRKADGGTLFLDEIGDLPLEAQAKLLRALQEKEVRPLGSDTAVPTDFRLIAATHYDLAAAVAQGGFRQDLYFRIDVGRLSLPPLRDRCEDIPALVEYFLNLYGDPGRPISGISEEALAVLQNHPWPGNVRELENCVRRCLVAASGTIEAEDVRRALAAPQPMLSSEPTVRLSDLERNTILKTLEATAGDKSAAARRLGIGRATLYRKLSRFKES